The DNA region GTCGACCGTGCCGCGGAACGGGCAGTCCGACCCGTCCAGACAGGCCGCCACGTACGCACGCAGGGCGGATTCGAAACCGACCCCCTGCACGACGTTCACGTCCACGATTGACGCGGCGGGGTCGACGGCACCGTCCAGAACGAGCCGCCCCACCCGGTCCGGGTAGAGCTGCGCGTAGGTCGCCCCGAGGAAGGTGCCGTAGGAGTAGCCGAGATAGTGCAGTTCGGAGTCCCCCAGCACGGCGCGCAGCAGGTCCATGTCGCGGGCGGAGTTCTCCGTCGTGATGTACGGGAGGATGCCGCCGCTGTTGGCGTCGCAGGCGGCGGCGAACTCCTCGTTGGCCTCGGTGCGCTCGGCGATCCACGCGTCGGAGCCGCGGGGCGCGGAGGGGATGCCGAACAGGTAGGCATCCATGTCAGCCGGCTCGTAGCAGCGCACCGCGGTCGACGCGCCCACCCCGCGCGGGTCGAACCCGACGATGTCGTACTGCTCCTGCAGCGGTTCCCGAGCGGCGAAGTCGACGCTCTCGCGGACGAAGTCCACGCCGCTGGCCCCCGGTCCGCCGGGGTTGATCAGCAGGGAGCCGATCGGTGTGCCCGACACCGCCCGTTGACGGATGACGGAGAGCTCGATCTGACCGGCACCGGGATTCGACCAGTCCAGCGGCGCGGTGACCGTCGTGCATTCGAACGCGTCGCAGGGCACCCAGGTGAGCGGCTGCGAGTAGAACGGGATGAGGTCGGCCGCCACCCCGTCCGTGTCCGGCGTCGCACTGGCGGACGAGCGCGGCGGGGATTCCGGGATGACGGAGTACAGGCATCCGGACAGGGCGAGGGATGCCGCGGCCAGCGTCGTGATGAGGGCGACGAGCCGGCGCGTGCGGCGCACCGGGCCCGAGGTTCGGCGGCGCGCGGGAGTGCCCGCCGTTCGCGGGAGGTGGAGGTTCACGGGGTCCTTCCGCTCGCAACCGTCACGAGCATGCTTTCCAGGGCGAGGGTCGGTGCGGCGTTCTGCTCCAGGTTGCGGCGGGTCTCGGCGATCCGGTCGAGGACGACCAGGGTGCGCTCCGGGGTCCATGCTGCGGCGAGCGCGCGCAGTTCCGGCTCGAGTTCGCGATTGATCAGGTCGCCCTCATCCGGTCCCCCGCGTCCGAACTGCAGCATCACGACGTCCCGGAACATGGACTGCAGATCGGTGAGGACCCGATCGATACCGTCGCGGAGGCTGCGGGTCGCGCGACGCTTCTGATCGTCCTCCAGAGCGCTCAGCTGCGAGCGGACCGCAGGCGGAACAGCAGCTCCTTCGGCGATGCCGAGCGTGCGCAGCAGGCCAGCCCGCTCGGTGCTGTCGCGTTCGGCGGTCAGGGCCTTGGCGTCCTCGGTCGCCGCCTGCACGACGCGGCCGGCGACATCGACGGCATCGCCGACGCCGCGCACGGCCAGGACGCCGCGCAGGGTCTGGTCGCGACGCGCGCGTGCCCCGGCGTCGGTGGCGAGGCGCTGCGCCATCCCGATGTGGCGCTGCGCGTGCCGGGCGGACTGCTCCGCGACGGCGAGGTCGATGCCGGTGCGCCGTGCGATCAGACGCGCGACGTCCGCGATGTCAGGCTCGCGCAGTCGCAGCGTGCGCACCCGCGAGCGGATGGTGGGCAGCAGATCCGCGTCGCTGGGCGCGCACAGGATCCAGACGGTGCGCTCCGGCGGCTCCTCCAGCGCCTTCAGCAGGACGTTGGAGGTGCGCTCCACCATCCGGTCCGCGTCTTCCATGACGATGACGCGGTACCGGCCCAGGGACGGGCCGAAATAGGAGCGCTCGACGAGAGCACGTGCGTCCTTGATGGAGATGATGACGCCCTCCGTGCGCAGGGCCGTCATGTCCGGGTGGGTGCCGGCGAGCACCTGCCGCATGGTCCGCTCATCGCCGTCCTCGGCGATCAGCGCGGCGGCGAACGCATAGGCGAGGGTCGATCGTCCCGAGCCCGGCGGGCCCGTGATCAGCCACGCGTGCGTCATGGACGCGGGATCGGATGCCGCCGCCCGCAGCGTCGCCACGGCGGCGTCCTGCCCCCAGACAGCGCCCCACGGGACCTCGACCTCTGTCGCCGCGGGAGCATCCGCGATCGCCGCGCTGTCCATGGCGTCCAGCCTAATCGGCGCTGACGACAGCGTCCGGCGCGGCCCGCTGGTCCAGGAGCAGCTGGACGCGTCCCTGGATGTCCGTCGCCAGGTCGGCCGGCACGCGGGCGGCGTCCAGCACGAGGAAGCGCTCGGGTTCCGCGGCGGCCAGGGCGAGGAACTCGGTGCGCACACTGTCGTGGAAGCCGTCGTGCTCGGCCTCGAGCCGGTCGAAAGGCTTGTCGTCGGCAGCCAGCCGATCGCGGGCCAGTCCGGAATCCAGGTCGAGCAGCACGGTCAGGTCCGGAAGCAGCCCCTCGGCAGCCCACAGGGAGAGGTCGCGGACTTCGTCACGGCCCAGGACGCGTCCGGCGCCCTGGTAGGCGACGGATGAGTCCAGGTAGCGGTCCTGAATGACCACGTCTCCGCGGGACAGCGCCGGTCGCACGACGGTCGCGATGTGCTGCGCCCGGTCCGCCGCGTACAGGAGCGCCTCGGCACGCGGAGCGACCTCGCCGCGATGGTGCAGGACGATGTCCCGGATCAGCACGCCGACCTCGCTGCCGCCCGGCTCCCGGGTCCGCACGACCGTGCGGCCGCGCGCGACGAGCCACTCCTCCAGCAGCGCCGCCTGGGTGGTCTTGCCGACGCCGTCGCCCCCCTCGAACGTGACGAACAGACCGGCCCGCGCTCCCGCGGAGCCGGGCGCGCCGGACGTCGGTCCCGGAACGTCGATGCTCACTTCTTCTTCGCCGGTGCCTTGCGGGTGGTGGCCGCCTTGCGCACCGGAGTCCGCTTGGGCGCCGGGCCCTTCGCACGCTTCTCGGCGATCAGTTCCACGGCCCGTTCGAACGTGATGTCCATCGCGACCTCGCCGCGGGGAATGGTCGCGTTCGTCTCGCCGTCAGTGACGTAGGGGCCGAACCGGCCGTCCTTCAGCTTGATGGGCTTGCCGCTGACCGGATCGTTCTCGAACTCCTTGAGCGCGCTGGACGCGCGCCGGGCGCCGTACTTGGGCAGCGCGTAAATCGCGAGCGCCTGATCGAGGGTGATGTCGAAGATGAGCTGTTCGGAGTCCAACGTGCGCGAGTCGGTGCCCTTCTTCAGATACGGCCCGTAGCGCCCGTTCTGAGCCGTGATCGGCTCCCCCGACTCGGGATCCACACCCACCGTGCGGGGCAGGTCCAGCAGGCGCAGCGCGGTCTCCAGGTCGAGGCTGTCGACAGACATGGACTTGAACAGGGATGCCGTGCGAGGTTTGGGCGCGGCATCCTTCTTGGCTGTGCCCTTCTTGGCTGTGCCCTTCTTGGCGGCACCCTTCTTCGGCGCTTCCTCGACGACCTCTCCGGTCGCTTCGTCCACAGCCGTCGGGTCCTCGGGATCGGTCTCCTCGACGTAGGGCCCGAAGCGGCCGTCCTTGACGACCACGAGCTTGCCGTTCTCGGGGTTCTCACCGAGCACACGGTTGCCCGCGACCGGCGCGTCGATCAGCTCCTGGGCCTTGTCCGGCGTGAGTTCATCCGGGGCCAGGTCCTCGGGGATGTTCACGCGGCGCGGCGGAGCGTCCGGGTTGTCCGGGTCGATGATGTCCAGGTAGGGCCCGTACTTGCCGAATCGCAGCGTCGTGGTGGCGCTGATCGGCGTCGCGTTCAGCTCGCGCGCGTCGATCTCACCGAGGTTCTCGACGATGTTGCGCAGTCCGGGCTGGGTGTCGGAGCCGAAGTAGAACTCGCGCAGCCAGGCGGTGCGCTGCTGCTCGCCGCGGGCGATCGCATCCAGGTCGTCCTCGAGGGCGGCCGTGAAGTCGTAGTCGACGAGGTCGGCGAAGTGCTCCTCGAGCAGGCGGATGACGCTGAACGCGAGCCAGCTGGGAACCAGCGCCTGCCCGCGTTTGGTGACATAGCCGCGGTCCAGGATCACGTCGATGATGCTGGCGAACGTGGAGGGGCGGCCGATGCCCTTCTCCTCGAGGGCCTTCACCAGGCTGGCCTCCGTGTAGCGGGGCTTGGGCGTGGTGGCGTGGCCCTTGGGCTCGACCTCTTTGAGTCGGAGGGCGTCGCCGATGGCGAGGATCGGCAGCGACTGGTCGTCGGCCTTGTCCGCGTCACCGCGCTTCTCGTCGCGACCCTCTTCGTACGCTTCGAGGAATCCCTTGAAGGTGTACACCGTGCCGGATGCCGTGAACTCGGCCCGCTGCACCTCACCGTCGACGGGCGCGTCCACGGTGAGCGTGACCGTGGTGGTCTCGTACTTGGCGTCGGACATCTGGCTGGCGACGGTGCGCTTCCAAATCAGGTCGTACATCCGCTGCTCGTCGCGATCCAGCTCGGCGGACACAGAAGCGGGGGTGCGGAACTGCTCGCCCGACGGACGGATCGCCTCGTGCGCCTCCTGCGCGTTCTTGCTCTTGCTCCGGTACACGCGCGGGTTCAGCGGCACGGCCTTCTCGCCGTACAGCGAAACCGCCTGCTCACGCGCCGCGGTGATCGCCTGAGTGCTCAGGGCGGTCGAGTCGGTGCGCATATAGGTGATGAACCCCTTCTCGTAGAGACGCTGCGCGACGCTCATCGCGTGCTTGGCGCTCATCGAGAGCTTGCGACCGGCCTCCTGCTGGAGAGTCGAGGTCGTGAAGGGAGGCTTCGGGCTGCGGCTGCCGGGCTTGGATTCCAGGGCGGTGACGGATGCTTCGCCGACGCCTTCGATCGCCGCGGCGAGCGTGCGCGCCTTGACCTCGTCGAGGACGACGACGACCTTCTTGAGCTGGCCACGGTCGTCGAAGTCGGTTCCGCGGGCCAGCGGGGCACCGTCGATCCGTGCCAGACGAGTCGTGAAGGATGCTTCGTCGGGCTCCGGCGAGGACTTCGTCAGCGCGAGCGCCTGGACGTCCCAGTAGCCGGCGGAGACGAACGCCATGCGCTCGCGCTCGCGTTCGACGACCATCCGCGTGGCCGCGGACTGCACACGCCCGGCGCTCAGCGCCGCGCCTTCGCGGCCGCTGCCGACCTTGCGCCACAGCACCGGCGAGACGTCCCACCCGTACAGGCGATCCAACAGGCGCCGGGTCTCCTGCGCGTCCACCAGGGCGTGATCGAGTTCACGGGTGTCCTCGACCGCGGCCCGGATCGCGTCCTTGGTGATCTCGTGGAAGACCATGCGGCGCACAGGCACCTTGGGCTTGAGCACCTCGAGAAGGTGCCACGCGATGGCCTCGCCTTCGCGGTCCTCATCAGTGGCGAGCAGGACTTCGTCGGCGTTCTTCAGGGCGCGCTTGAGCTCGGCGACCGTCTTGGTCTTCCGGTCGTTGACGACGTAGTAGGGATCGAAGTCGTTGTCGATGTCGATCGAGTACTTGCCGTACGCGGACTTCTTGTCGGCGGGGATGTCCTTCTTACTCGCGAGATCGCGGATGTGACCGACTGAACTGAGTACCTCGTAGTCATCTCCGAGATAGCCCTGGATCGACTTCATCTTCGTCGGTGACTCGACGATGACGAGCTTCTTGCCTGTTGCCAACGGGGGCGTCCTTTCTTCGAAGCACACCATACACACCACTCGGCAGGCAGGCGCTGTGAACGCCGGCTCACCGCGGCGGCCCGGCACGTGCCGAAGCGGTCGCCGTGAGCCACCCGAAAGCGCCGGTCACCGTCACCGTCACGACGAGTTCATCCCGATCGCAAGCGGCGATTCGGGCGGCCGAGGTCGCCGCGATCTGGGCGGCACGCGCGCACGGTTCCCCCTCGACGGCGCCGGACGCCGCGTCGGCCGCCGCGAGCGCTGCGGCGTCCGCCACGCCCGCGAGATTCTGCGAGAACGCCGCCGCGGAGCCCGCTGTCACAAGGCTCAACGAGAGCGTCGCCGCGCACGCGACCACACCGACGCAGAGCAGCGTTCCCGCCATCAGCGACCCCCGTCCAGCGCGCAGCCGGTCGCGTTCAGGATGAGCGGCAGGGCGTGGCCCGCGGGCGCTGTCACGCGCACGCAGACCAGGTCCCCGCGGGCCTCGATAACGACGTGCGCGCCGGGGACCGCGGTGGCCACCACCCCGGGCGCGCCGTCGGGTTCGCCGCGCGCGGCGAGTCGCGCGGCGTCGGCCGCAGCATCCTGGAGGCTGACCTGCCGCGCGCACGCGCCCAGCGCCCCCGCGCCCAGCAGCAGGACGAGCGCGACCGCGGGCAGGGCGACGGCGAATTCGGCGACCACCGAACCACGGTCGCCGAGCCCGCGGCGCATCACGCGACCGTGAGCGCGCGTCGCACGAGGTCCGTGAGGATGCCGCGCACCTCGTCGCTGCGCATGATGACGACGAGGAGCCCGGCGAACGCGACAGCGGCCATGGTCGCGATCGCGTACTCCGCGGTGGCGGCGCCCGCGTCGTCGGCGAAGAGCTGCGACGCGCGGGCGCGGGTGAGACGGGGCAGTGACATGGAGGGGTTCCTTCCTGATCGGTGGGCACGGTCGGTGGGCACAGTTGGTAGGCACGGTCGGTGGGCACAGTCGGTGGGCACAGTCGGTGGGCACAGTCGGTGGGCACAGTCGGTGGGCACAGTCGATGGATCAGATCGTCATCGGCATCGCTGTCATCACGCTGAGGAGCATCGGCGCGACGCCGAGCAGCATGAACGCCGGGAGCGTGCAGACGCCGAGCGGAAGCAGCAGCCGCGACGACAGGCGGGCAGCGCGCAGGCGCCCCTCGACCCGGGCGCGGTGGCGCGCGAGGGCCGAGGATGCGCGCAGCAGTTCCACGGCGGGCACGCCTGCACTGCGGGAAAGGTCCAGGAGTGCGTCGGTCTCGGCATCCGTTCCGTCGCCGGTTGCCGCCTGGACGAGACGGCGGGCACGGTCGATCGACACGCCGCCGCCCAACGCGATGGCCAGAAGCTCCGCGCCCAGGCCGGGGATGCCGGATCCGGCGCGGGCTCGCCTCACCAGCGCCGCGTTCCAGCGGTGCGCGGCCAGGATCAGCGCACCCCCGAGCACGAGGCACGCGATGCCGATCGGATGACTGACGAGCGTGCCGAACGTGTCGAAGCCCAGCGCGACGCCGAGGAGGACAGCCACCAGGGGAAGCCAGCCCATCAGCTTCGCGGTGGCGGCCGGTTCGGCGAGCGCCACGCGCACCTCGTCCGCCGCCTCCTGCGCGTCGCGCAGCGCGGCCGACAGCGCCCGCAGACTCTCCGCGAGGGGTGCACCGACGGCGGTGGCGACCTCCCACGCGGCAGCCACGTCGCGCCACGGATCCGCGTCATCCGGCGCCGGCTTCGCAGATCGGACGATCCGCCGTCGACCGGCGGTTACGGGTGTGGCCGCGGCGGTCGCGATCGCAGCAGCCAGCGGGACACCCGTCGCCACGCGTTCGCCGACGCGCGCCGCATGGGGATCCCCTGACTCGGCGAGGTACGTCCAGGCACGGGCCGGGGCGATGCCCGCCTGCAGCAGCACCGCCAGTCTCAGCACCGTCTCGGCGATCGACGCGCTCATCACCCGAGCTGCCATGGCAGCTCCTCGATCTCCAGGCGTCCCGCGGCGTTGACCACGGGGCGTCCGGCGGCCGCCAGGCGGCGAAGCCCGTCCACGTCCCGGGCGACGTGCAGGACGCAGCCGATGGCGCTGGCGGCCTGGCGTGCCAGGGCCCGATCGTCCAGTCCGGCCAGCGCCCCGAGCGCCTCGAGCCGCGCCGGCACATCGTGCAACCCGTTCGCGTGCAGCGTCCCCGCCCCGCCGTCGTGGCCGGTGTTGAGGGCACTGAGCAGCTCCCGAACCTCCTCGCCGCGGCATTCGCCCACGACGAGCCGGTCCGGCCGCATCCGCAGGGCTTCGCGCACCAGGCGGGCCAGGCCGATCGCGCCCGCCCCCTCGAGATTCGCCTGGCGCGCCTCGAGCTTGACGTGGTGGGGGTGCTGCACACGCAGTTCTGCGACGTCCTCGATCGTGACGATCCGTTCCGCGACCGGCGCACGGCCGAGCAGCGCTGCCAGCAGCGTCGTCTTGCCCGCGCCGGCTGCGCCGGTGATCAGCAGGTTGGCGCGTCGTCCGACCAGCTCCTCCAGCCGTCTGCGGGTCGGCGCGTCGAACATGCCCCGCGATTCGAGTGCGGCCAGGTCGGGGCTTTCCAGACGTGGCACGCGGATGGAGATGGCTGTTCCTTCCGCGGCGACCGGGGGAAGCACGGCGTGCACGCGCATCCCGCCCTCCAGGCGGACATCCACGCACGGGGTCGCGTCGTCGATGTGGCGCCCGCCCAGCCCGATGAGCGCGACGGCCAGATCGCGCACGTCCTCTTCCCTGGCGCGCCACTCCTGGGCCGGTGCCGCGCCACGGCCGCGGTCGACGAAGAGCCCGGCGGCGCCGTTGACGAACAGGTCGGTCACCTCCGGGTCATCGAGGTACCGTGCCAGTGGTTGCAAAGCGGGATGCCCCGTGCCGGCAGGGCGCCGACGCGTCGCCGGAACGGAGGCAGCGCTGTCCGGGCCGCTCGCTCCGGGGACGTGGGTCGCGGTCGGGGCGGAGCCGCCCGGCGGCAACGCGTCGCCCGGGACCCGGGGTTGGACGACGAACCGTTCGCGCATGCCTCGACGTTAGGTCGACATCGCAACGTCCTGATCAGCGTCTCGCGTTCCCGTGCAGAGCGTCATAAGAGAGGCACCTGGGGAGGAGTGGCGACCGGGAAAGAGAGGGCGGCATCCCATGGGGGGGAATGGGATGCCGCCACAAGCGACACCACAGTTCGGGGGAGGGTCGGGTGCCGCAATGCCAGAATCAAATGTTCGGCCGGGGACGAGCATACGCACATTCCATCGGGCCTCCAAACATCCTCATCAGGCTGTGACCGATATATCGTTTCGCCCCCGGCGGGCCGTGCGCGGGGCCGCTGCGCTCCCCACTATCGGAGGTAGTGACCGCCGGGGACGCTGGATAGATTGGCCCTGTCGTTGCGGCACGTCTTCCCGACCGTGCAGCCCCGGGACGGCCCGCGAAGGAGCGAGCATGAGCAGCCAGATCGACCACCTCCTCTCTGAGAGCCGGCGGTTCGCACCACCACCGGCGTTCGCGCAGAACGCCGTGGGGACAGCCGAGCTGTATGCGAAGGCCGCGGCCGATCGCGACGGCTTCTGGGCGGAGCAGGCCCGCGACCTGCACTGGCACACGCCGTTCACACAGGTTCTGGACTGGTCCAATCCGCCGTTCGCGACATGGTTCGCCGATGGTGAGCTCAATGTCTCCTACAACTGCCTCGACCGGCATGTGGAGGCGGGCAACGGCGATCGGGTGGCGCTCCTCTGGGAAGGCGAGCCGGGCGAATCGCGGCAGGTGACCTACGCCGAGCTGACCGACGAGGTCAAGCGGCTGGCGAACGTGCTCGAGGGCCTCGGGATCGGAGAGGGCGACCGGGTCGCCGTCTACATGCCGATGATCCCCGAGGCGATCGCCGCGATGCTCGCCGTCGCGCGCCTCGGCGCGATCCACTCGGTGGTGTTCGGTGGCTTCTCGGCCGACAGCCTGCGCTCCCGCATCGACGATGCCGGGGCCAAGCTGGTCATCACCGCCGACGGCGGCTACCGCAAGGGCAAAGTCTCCTCGCTCAAGCCCGCCGTGGACATGGCGCTGTCCGACCGCAACGGCGCCGGCATCCAGGAGACCGTGGAGCACGTCCTGGTCGTCCGGCGCGGCGGCAACAGAGTCGAGTGGACCGAGGGCCGTGACATCTGGTGGCACGACGTCGTGCCGCAGGCTCCGGCCGAACACGAGGCCCGGGCCTTCCCTGCCGAGACACCGCTTTTCATCCTGTACACCTCGGGCACGACCGGCAAGCCCAAGGGCATCATGCACTCCTCGGGCGGCTACCTCACGCAGGCGGCCTTCACCAACAAGGTCGTCCACGACATCCACCCCGAGACCGATGTGTTCTGGTGCACGGCCGACATCGGCTGGATCACGGGGCACACCTACGTCGCGTACGGCCCGCTCGCGAACGGCGCAACACAGGTGCTGTACGAGGGGACGCCGGATACGCCGCATCCGGGCCGCTGGTGGGAGATCGTGGAGAAGTACGGCGTGACGGTGCTGTACACGGCGCCCACCGCGATCCGGTCGTTCATGAAGATCGGCCGGTCGGTGCCCAAGAAGTTCGACCTGTCCTCGTTGCGGCTGCTGGGCTCGGTGGGTGAGCCGATCAACCCGGAAGCGTGGATGTGGTACCGCAAGATCATCGGCGGCAAGACCGCGCCGATCGTGGACACCTGGTGGCAGACCGAGACCGGCGCGATCATGATCTCGGCCCTGCCCGGGGTCACCGAGACCAAGCCCGGAAGCGCCCAGGTGCCGCTGCCGGGCATCTCGATCGACGTGGTCGATGACGACGGCGTCCACGTCGGCAACGGCAACGGCGGACTGCTGGTGGTCACCGAGCCGTGGCCCAGCATGCTTCGCGGTATCTGGGGCGACCCCGAGCGCTACAAGGAGACCTACTGGGACAAGTTCGCCGCGCAGGGCTACTACTTCGCCGGCGACGGCGCGCGCCTGGACGACGACGGCGATGTGTGGTTCCTCGGACGCGTCGACGACGTCATGAACGTCTCCGGTCACCGGCTGTCGACGACCGAGATCGAATCCGCGCTGGTCGCGAACGAGGCCGTCGCCGAAGCGGCGGTGGTGGGCGCATCGGACGAGACCACCGGCCAGGCGGTCGCGGCGTTCGTGATCATCAAGCAGAGCTATCTCGCGGCCCACTCCCCCGACGGTCTTGCGCAGTCACTGCGCGGATGGGTCGGGGAGCAGATCGGACCGATCGCACGACCGCGAGACGTGTACATCGTCGAGGAGCTGCCCAAGACACGCTCCGGAAAGATCATGCGCCGGCTGCTGCGCGACGTCGCCGAGGGCCGCGAGGTCGGAGACACCACCACGCTCGCCGACACCGCGGTGATGTCGGTGATCTCCGCGCAGGTGCGGTAGCGCCCGCTCGGGCTATGCGTAGGTGAAGACGACCTCGACCTCGACGGGACTGTCCAGCGGCAGGACCGAGACGCCGACGGCGGACCGGGCATGGCGCCCCGCTTCGCCGAAGATCTCGCCGAGCACGTTGCTCGCGCCGTTGATCACACCGGGCTGACCGGTGAAGTCCGCGACCGATGCGACGAAACCGACCACCTTGACGACGCCGGTGAGCCGATCCGCTCCGCCGACGGCGGCCGCGGCAGCCGCGACGGCGTTCAGCGCGCACTGGCGCGCATAGGAGGTGGCGTCCTCGGCGGGGATCAACCCGGGTCCGACTCCGACCTTGCCGGTGGCGGGAAGCGACCCGGCCACCATCGGCAGCTGCCCGGCGGTGTACACCAGATCGGCGTGCGCCTTGGCCGGAACGTACGCAGCCAGCGGCGGTACGACGGTCGGAAGCTCGATGCCCAGCTCGGCCAGCCGGTCGGTGACGGTCACTGCGCGGTTCCTTCGAACTGCCGGGCCGCCTGGGCCGCAGCATCCAGGCCCGCGTTGGCCGCGCCACCCTCAGAGGGGCGCTTCAGGTAGGCGACCAGCCCGCCTTCCGGCCCGGGCACGACCTGCACGAGCTCCCAGCCCTGCTTGCCCCAGTTGTTGAGGATCGCCGCAGTGTTGTGGATGAGAAGCGGGGTGGTGAGGTACTCCCACGTGGTCATAGAGGCTCCGAAGGGTCGCGGGCGGATGCGGGGAATCGGCGCGAAAAGGCGGGTCCGTAAAGAAATCGCCCAGGTAGCTCCCCTACGATCAAGCCTATGCCTGATACGAAACGGACGGCCAGCGGCGTGCTCGGCGGCCTCCTGGGACTGGTCGGACTGAGCGCTGTCGCGGGGGTTCTGATCACCGCGACGGTCACCCCCGCCATCGCCTTGTCCGGCGCGGCGGCGACCAGCGCGATCACGATGTTCGACAACCTGCCCAGCGTCCTGGACATCGACAAGCTGATGGTGCCGACGACCGTGTACGCGAAGAACCCGGACACGGGCGAGGACATCCAGCTGGCCCAGTTCTACGACCAGAACCGCTCCCCGGTCGAGTTCACCGAGGTCGCTCCGGTCATGTACGACGCGATCCTCTCCAGCGAGGACCCCCGCTTCTATCAGCATGGCGGTGTCGATCTGATCGGCACCTCGCGCGCGCTGCTGCAGAACATGCAGGGCGGCGGCGAGACGCAGGGCGGCTCATCGATCAGCCAGCAGTACGTCAAGAACGTCCTGATCCAGCGCTGCGAGCGCGACGCCACCACCGGCGAAGAGCTCCTGGACTGCTGGAACGAGGCGACCACGGCGTCAGGCACCGAGGGCATCCAGCGCAAGCTGCAGGAGATGCGGTACGCGATCGCCCTGGAGCAGAAGTATTCCAAGAACGACATCCTGCTGGGCTACCTGAACATCGCCAACCTCGGCGGGCAGACCTACGGCGTCGACGCGGCCGCCAAGTACTACTTCGGCGTCGCGGCGAAGGATCTCACCCTGTCGCAGGCGGCGACGATCGCCGGAATCGTGCAGAACCCGAACACCTACCGGATCGACCAGCCCGCCGGATCGATCTTCGACGCCAACGGGGTCGGCTACAACAAGGCTCCCGACGGCCTGGTCGACGACGTTCCGAGGGGTCAGCTGGCCGCGCTGGACACCCTGCTGGCCGACGGCACCATCACGCAGGAGCAGTACGTCGCCGCCGCGGACGGATACAGCTCCACCAAGGGCCGCCAGCTCTACGTGCTCAGCCGGATGCTGGATGACGGAAAGATCACGCAGGAGCAGTACGTCGCCGCGGTGATCGAACCGCTCACCCCCTCGCTGCACCCCGCCACGACCGGCTGTGCCGTGGCCGGCGGAGCCGCATACTTCTGCCAGTACGTGAA from Microbacterium sp. zg-B185 includes:
- a CDS encoding DUF4177 domain-containing protein; this translates as MTTWEYLTTPLLIHNTAAILNNWGKQGWELVQVVPGPEGGLVAYLKRPSEGGAANAGLDAAAQAARQFEGTAQ
- a CDS encoding TadA family conjugal transfer-associated ATPase — protein: MRERFVVQPRVPGDALPPGGSAPTATHVPGASGPDSAASVPATRRRPAGTGHPALQPLARYLDDPEVTDLFVNGAAGLFVDRGRGAAPAQEWRAREEDVRDLAVALIGLGGRHIDDATPCVDVRLEGGMRVHAVLPPVAAEGTAISIRVPRLESPDLAALESRGMFDAPTRRRLEELVGRRANLLITGAAGAGKTTLLAALLGRAPVAERIVTIEDVAELRVQHPHHVKLEARQANLEGAGAIGLARLVREALRMRPDRLVVGECRGEEVRELLSALNTGHDGGAGTLHANGLHDVPARLEALGALAGLDDRALARQAASAIGCVLHVARDVDGLRRLAAAGRPVVNAAGRLEIEELPWQLG
- the acs gene encoding acetate--CoA ligase, whose protein sequence is MSSQIDHLLSESRRFAPPPAFAQNAVGTAELYAKAAADRDGFWAEQARDLHWHTPFTQVLDWSNPPFATWFADGELNVSYNCLDRHVEAGNGDRVALLWEGEPGESRQVTYAELTDEVKRLANVLEGLGIGEGDRVAVYMPMIPEAIAAMLAVARLGAIHSVVFGGFSADSLRSRIDDAGAKLVITADGGYRKGKVSSLKPAVDMALSDRNGAGIQETVEHVLVVRRGGNRVEWTEGRDIWWHDVVPQAPAEHEARAFPAETPLFILYTSGTTGKPKGIMHSSGGYLTQAAFTNKVVHDIHPETDVFWCTADIGWITGHTYVAYGPLANGATQVLYEGTPDTPHPGRWWEIVEKYGVTVLYTAPTAIRSFMKIGRSVPKKFDLSSLRLLGSVGEPINPEAWMWYRKIIGGKTAPIVDTWWQTETGAIMISALPGVTETKPGSAQVPLPGISIDVVDDDGVHVGNGNGGLLVVTEPWPSMLRGIWGDPERYKETYWDKFAAQGYYFAGDGARLDDDGDVWFLGRVDDVMNVSGHRLSTTEIESALVANEAVAEAAVVGASDETTGQAVAAFVIIKQSYLAAHSPDGLAQSLRGWVGEQIGPIARPRDVYIVEELPKTRSGKIMRRLLRDVAEGREVGDTTTLADTAVMSVISAQVR
- a CDS encoding RidA family protein, with the protein product MTVTDRLAELGIELPTVVPPLAAYVPAKAHADLVYTAGQLPMVAGSLPATGKVGVGPGLIPAEDATSYARQCALNAVAAAAAAVGGADRLTGVVKVVGFVASVADFTGQPGVINGASNVLGEIFGEAGRHARSAVGVSVLPLDSPVEVEVVFTYA